From a region of the Sinorhizobium sp. B11 genome:
- a CDS encoding GcrA family cell cycle regulator, protein MNWTDERVEKLKKLWSEGLSASQIAAQLGGVSRNAVIGKVHRLSLPGRAKAGGTATTARAPKRNTSAPRAPNYASRIATRTVTRQQGATMLKEEIEIETVEEMEYVPAKNVVVPISRRLGLTELTERTCKWPVGDPLKDDFYFCGCDSPDSSPYCNYHQRLAYQPVSERRKAVRVA, encoded by the coding sequence ATGAACTGGACAGACGAGCGTGTCGAAAAGCTCAAGAAGCTTTGGTCGGAGGGGCTGAGTGCCAGCCAGATCGCTGCGCAACTTGGCGGAGTAAGTAGAAACGCTGTTATCGGCAAGGTTCACCGGCTCAGTCTTCCCGGCCGCGCCAAGGCCGGCGGCACCGCAACCACGGCGCGTGCGCCCAAGCGCAACACCTCTGCGCCCCGCGCCCCGAACTATGCATCTCGCATCGCCACCCGCACCGTGACGCGCCAGCAGGGCGCAACGATGCTGAAGGAAGAGATCGAGATCGAAACGGTCGAGGAAATGGAATACGTGCCGGCCAAAAACGTGGTCGTGCCTATTTCGCGTCGCCTCGGCCTGACGGAACTGACGGAGCGCACCTGCAAGTGGCCGGTCGGCGATCCGCTGAAGGACGATTTCTACTTCTGCGGCTGCGACTCCCCGGATTCATCGCCCTATTGCAACTACCACCAGCGTCTCGCCTATCAGCCGGTGAGCGAACGCCGCAAGGCCGTCCGCGTCGCCTGA
- a CDS encoding aspartate aminotransferase family protein gives MAEASPLYDTYSRAPLRFERGEGVWLITETGERYLDFGAGVAVTSVGHGNPHVVAALKDQADKVWHLSNVYEIPGQEKLANRLTEATFADKVFFTNSGAEALECAIKTARRYQFSKGHPERFHIITFEGAFHGRTLATIAAGGQEKYLEGFGPKTPGFDQVPFGDVEAVRAAITDKTAGILIEPVQGEGGVRPVTPEFMKALRQLCDEHGLLLILDEVQTGVGRTGKLFAHEWSGVTPDIMAVAKGIGGGFPLGACLATAEAASGMKAGTHGSTYGGNPLAMAVGNAVLDVILAEGFLQHVRDVTLVFRQGLASLKDRYPDVIEDIRGEGLLLGVKAAIPSAELLKEIRAAHLLAIPAGDNVIRLLPPLVVTAEEAREGLSRLERAAESIRAAKVKKTA, from the coding sequence ATGGCTGAAGCCTCGCCGCTTTATGACACCTATTCTCGTGCCCCGCTGCGGTTCGAGCGAGGTGAAGGCGTATGGCTGATCACCGAAACCGGCGAGCGATATCTGGATTTTGGCGCGGGCGTTGCCGTTACCTCTGTCGGACACGGCAATCCGCATGTCGTGGCCGCTCTCAAGGATCAGGCCGACAAGGTCTGGCACCTCTCCAACGTCTATGAGATCCCCGGCCAGGAGAAGCTTGCCAACCGCCTGACCGAGGCCACCTTCGCCGACAAGGTGTTCTTCACCAATTCCGGCGCCGAGGCGCTCGAATGCGCCATCAAGACAGCGCGCCGCTACCAGTTCTCCAAGGGTCATCCCGAGCGTTTCCATATCATCACCTTCGAAGGCGCCTTCCACGGTCGCACGCTGGCGACGATCGCTGCCGGCGGCCAGGAGAAATATCTCGAAGGTTTCGGCCCCAAGACCCCCGGTTTCGACCAGGTTCCTTTCGGCGATGTCGAGGCGGTACGTGCCGCGATTACCGACAAGACGGCCGGCATCCTTATCGAACCCGTGCAGGGTGAAGGTGGCGTGCGCCCGGTGACGCCTGAATTCATGAAGGCGCTCCGCCAGCTCTGCGATGAGCATGGCCTGCTCCTCATTCTCGATGAAGTTCAGACCGGCGTCGGCCGCACCGGCAAGCTCTTCGCCCATGAATGGTCGGGTGTCACGCCCGATATCATGGCTGTTGCCAAGGGCATCGGCGGCGGCTTCCCGCTCGGCGCCTGCCTTGCGACCGCAGAAGCAGCCTCGGGCATGAAGGCCGGCACGCATGGTTCGACCTATGGCGGCAATCCGCTGGCCATGGCCGTCGGCAACGCGGTCCTCGATGTCATCCTGGCCGAGGGCTTCCTGCAGCACGTGCGAGATGTGACCCTCGTCTTCCGTCAGGGCCTTGCCTCGCTCAAGGATCGTTATCCCGATGTGATCGAAGATATCAGGGGCGAAGGTCTACTGCTCGGCGTCAAGGCTGCCATCCCCTCGGCAGAACTGCTGAAGGAAATTCGCGCAGCACACCTTCTGGCGATCCCGGCGGGCGACAATGTCATCCGCCTGCTGCCGCCGCTGGTCGTAACCGCCGAGGAGGCGCGCGAGGGGCTTTCCCGTCTCGAACGCGCTGCCGAAAGCATCCGTGCCGCCAAGGTCAAGAAGACCGCTTGA
- the argF gene encoding ornithine carbamoyltransferase has translation MASPKHFLDLSAVTASDLRTIMDDAKVRKQAFKAGSADKPLAGKMLAMIFEKPSTRTRVSFDVGMRQLGGETLFLSGTEMQLGRAETIGDTAKVLSRYVDAIMIRTTEHSRMLELAEHATVPVINALTDDTHPCQIMADIMTFEEHRGPIKGKTIAWTGDGNNVLHSLVEGAARFGYRMNMAVPLGSEPKDHYLNWARNEGAEIMLYHDADRAVAGVDCVVTDTWVSMNQEHRARGHNVFQPYQVNAHLMAQAGKDALFMHCLPAHRGEEVTDEVIDGPQSVVFDEAENRLHAQKSILAWCLGAI, from the coding sequence ATGGCTTCCCCCAAACACTTTCTCGATCTCTCCGCAGTCACCGCATCCGACCTCAGAACCATCATGGACGATGCCAAGGTGCGAAAGCAGGCATTCAAGGCCGGTTCCGCCGACAAGCCGCTCGCCGGCAAGATGCTGGCCATGATCTTCGAGAAACCGTCGACCCGCACCCGCGTCTCCTTCGACGTCGGCATGCGCCAGCTCGGCGGCGAGACGCTGTTCCTGTCGGGTACTGAAATGCAGCTCGGCCGCGCCGAGACCATCGGCGACACGGCCAAGGTCCTGTCGCGCTATGTCGATGCCATCATGATCCGCACGACCGAGCACAGCCGGATGCTGGAGCTTGCCGAGCATGCAACGGTGCCCGTCATCAACGCTCTGACCGATGACACCCATCCCTGCCAGATCATGGCCGATATCATGACCTTCGAAGAGCATCGCGGCCCGATCAAGGGCAAGACGATCGCCTGGACCGGCGACGGCAACAACGTGCTGCATTCCCTCGTGGAAGGGGCTGCCCGTTTCGGCTACCGCATGAACATGGCCGTACCCCTTGGTTCCGAGCCGAAGGATCACTATCTGAACTGGGCCCGCAATGAGGGCGCCGAAATCATGCTTTACCATGATGCTGACCGTGCGGTCGCCGGCGTCGATTGCGTGGTGACCGATACCTGGGTCTCCATGAATCAGGAACATCGGGCCCGTGGTCACAATGTCTTCCAGCCTTATCAGGTCAATGCGCATTTGATGGCGCAGGCCGGCAAAGATGCATTGTTCATGCATTGCCTTCCCGCCCACCGCGGCGAGGAGGTAACGGATGAGGTGATCGATGGCCCGCAGTCCGTGGTCTTCGATGAGGCGGAAAACCGTCTTCATGCGCAGAAGTCGATTCTTGCTTGGTGCCTGGGCGCGATCTGA
- a CDS encoding Hsp33 family molecular chaperone yields the protein MAEAAAALGEFDFAGDDHVVPFQVEGLDVRGRAVQLGPMLDSILERHHYPMPVARLLAEVVVLTVLLGTSLKFEGKFTVQTKSDGPVDLLVADFSTPENVRAYARFDQALLDKAIAAGETEPEQLLGKGVLAFTIDQGKFSQPYQGIVALDGTSLEDIAGVYFRQSEQIPTRVRLAAAELFDRDENGKPRHRWRAGGLVAQFLPEAPERMRQPDLHGGDGDTATRAHVEDDAWTEARSLVETVDADELTDPQVGTERLLFRLFHERGVRVYDPRAVFDRCSCSREKIGGVLKGFSAEEIEASQENGEIAVTCEFCSTTYRFPVQELTPQLI from the coding sequence ATGGCAGAAGCTGCCGCCGCCCTCGGCGAGTTCGATTTCGCCGGCGATGATCATGTCGTCCCCTTCCAGGTGGAAGGGCTGGATGTGCGCGGTCGCGCCGTCCAGCTCGGCCCGATGCTGGATTCGATCCTCGAGCGCCATCACTATCCCATGCCCGTCGCCCGCCTTCTGGCGGAAGTGGTGGTGCTCACGGTGCTGCTCGGCACCTCGCTGAAGTTCGAGGGCAAATTCACGGTCCAGACCAAAAGCGACGGTCCCGTCGATCTACTGGTCGCCGATTTTTCGACGCCGGAGAATGTCCGGGCCTACGCCCGCTTCGATCAGGCCTTGCTCGACAAGGCGATTGCGGCAGGCGAAACGGAGCCGGAACAGCTGCTCGGCAAGGGCGTGCTCGCCTTCACCATCGACCAAGGCAAGTTCAGCCAGCCCTATCAGGGCATCGTCGCGCTTGACGGTACTTCGCTGGAAGACATTGCCGGTGTCTATTTCCGCCAGTCGGAACAGATCCCGACACGTGTGCGCCTTGCCGCTGCCGAACTCTTCGACCGCGACGAAAACGGTAAGCCGCGTCACCGCTGGCGGGCAGGGGGCCTCGTCGCCCAGTTCCTGCCGGAAGCGCCGGAGCGTATGCGCCAGCCCGATCTTCATGGCGGCGATGGCGACACGGCTACGCGCGCCCACGTTGAGGATGATGCCTGGACGGAGGCCCGCTCGCTCGTTGAAACGGTCGATGCCGATGAACTGACCGATCCGCAGGTCGGCACGGAACGCCTGCTCTTCCGCCTCTTCCACGAACGCGGCGTGCGTGTCTACGATCCGCGGGCGGTCTTCGATCGTTGCAGCTGTTCGCGCGAAAAGATCGGCGGCGTGCTGAAGGGATTCAGCGCGGAGGAAATCGAGGCGAGCCAGGAAAACGGCGAGATCGCGGTGACCTGCGAATTTTGCTCCACGACCTATCGCTTCCCGGTGCAGGAACTGACGCCTCAGCTTATCTAG
- the apaG gene encoding Co2+/Mg2+ efflux protein ApaG, whose protein sequence is MYRALTRDIEVVVEPFYLEEQSDPEDDRYVWGYRVVISNNSDIAVRLVNRYWNITDQNGQIDEVSGPGVVGEQPRLQPGDTYEYSSGCPLDTPSGLMFGHYQMETDEGEMFDVDIPAFSLDSPGLLRVLN, encoded by the coding sequence ATGTACCGCGCCCTCACACGAGATATCGAAGTCGTTGTCGAGCCGTTTTATCTGGAGGAGCAATCCGATCCGGAAGACGATCGCTATGTCTGGGGTTATCGTGTGGTGATCAGCAACAACTCCGATATCGCCGTCCGTCTCGTCAACCGCTACTGGAACATTACCGACCAGAACGGGCAGATCGACGAGGTCAGCGGCCCCGGCGTCGTCGGCGAGCAGCCGCGGTTGCAGCCGGGCGATACCTATGAATATTCCTCCGGCTGCCCGCTGGATACGCCATCCGGCCTGATGTTTGGCCACTACCAGATGGAGACGGACGAAGGCGAGATGTTCGATGTCGACATACCCGCCTTCTCGCTCGATTCACCCGGCCTGCTCAGGGTGCTGAACTAA
- a CDS encoding O-succinylhomoserine sulfhydrylase → MSKTWRPATQLVHGGTLRSQYGETSEAIYLTQGFVYDTSEAAEARFKGETDGFIYARYGSPTNDMFEKRMCMLEGAEDARATASGMAAVTAAILCQLKAGDHIVAARALFGSCRWVVETLAPKYGIDCTLIDGRDLENWEKAITPKTKVFFLESPTNPTLEVVDIAGVAKLANQIGAKVVVDNVFATPLFQKPLELGAHIVVYSATKHIDGQGRCLGGVVLSDKEWIDENLHDYFRHTGPAMSPFNAWTLLKGIETLPLRVKQQTQNAAKIADFLADQGKVAKVIYPGRKDHPQADIIAKQMSGGSTLVCFELKGGKEAAFALQNALDIVKISNNLGDSKSLITHPATTTHKNLTDEARAELGISPGTVRLSAGIEDTDDLIEDFARALAKVSA, encoded by the coding sequence ATGAGCAAGACCTGGCGCCCAGCAACCCAACTCGTCCACGGCGGAACGCTCCGTTCGCAGTATGGCGAGACTTCAGAGGCAATCTATCTCACGCAGGGTTTCGTCTACGATACGTCCGAAGCAGCCGAAGCGCGCTTCAAGGGCGAGACGGACGGTTTCATCTATGCGCGATACGGCAGCCCCACCAATGACATGTTCGAAAAGCGCATGTGCATGCTGGAAGGCGCTGAAGACGCCCGCGCCACCGCTTCCGGCATGGCCGCTGTTACTGCTGCCATCCTCTGCCAGCTGAAGGCCGGCGATCATATCGTTGCTGCGCGCGCCCTCTTCGGCTCCTGCCGCTGGGTAGTTGAGACGCTTGCGCCGAAATACGGGATCGACTGCACGCTGATCGACGGTCGCGACCTCGAAAACTGGGAAAAGGCTATTACCCCAAAGACCAAGGTCTTCTTCCTGGAAAGCCCGACCAATCCGACGCTGGAAGTTGTCGACATCGCAGGTGTCGCCAAGCTCGCCAACCAGATCGGCGCAAAGGTCGTGGTCGACAACGTGTTTGCAACGCCGCTCTTCCAGAAGCCGCTGGAGCTCGGCGCCCATATCGTCGTCTATTCCGCGACCAAGCACATCGACGGCCAGGGCCGCTGCCTCGGCGGCGTCGTTCTCTCCGACAAGGAATGGATCGACGAGAACCTGCACGACTATTTCCGCCATACCGGCCCGGCCATGTCGCCGTTCAATGCGTGGACACTCCTGAAGGGCATCGAGACGCTGCCGCTCCGCGTCAAGCAGCAGACCCAGAATGCCGCGAAGATCGCCGATTTCCTCGCCGATCAGGGCAAGGTCGCCAAGGTCATCTATCCCGGCCGCAAGGACCATCCACAGGCCGATATCATCGCCAAGCAGATGTCGGGCGGCTCGACACTCGTCTGCTTCGAGCTGAAGGGTGGCAAGGAAGCTGCCTTCGCGCTGCAGAACGCGCTTGATATCGTCAAGATCTCCAACAATCTCGGGGACTCCAAGAGCCTGATCACGCATCCGGCCACGACCACGCACAAGAACCTGACGGACGAGGCTCGCGCCGAACTCGGCATCTCGCCGGGCACGGTACGCCTCTCGGCCGGTATCGAGGACACGGACGATCTCATCGAAGATTTCGCCCGCGCGCTGGCCAAGGTTTCGGCCTGA
- a CDS encoding 2'-deoxycytidine 5'-triphosphate deaminase: MMARETGILADRAIAALFETGRLQSERELDRDQIQPASLDLRLGAKAFRVRASFMPGPSHLVSDKLDRLSLHVIDLSEGAVLETGCVYIVPLMEHLDLPANMSASANPKSSTGRLDIFTRVITDYAQEFDKIPSGYSGPLYLEISPRTFPIVVRRGSRLSQIRFRVGQSVLGEPDLLKLHESETLVAAKQPNISGGGIALSIDLTGDKDGLIGYRGKHHTAVVDVDKKAQHDIYDFWEPLYSRGRNELILDPDEFYILVSREAVHVPPHYAAEMTPFDPLVGEFRVHYAGFFDPGFGHAPAGGRGSRAVLEVRSHEVPFILEDGQIVGRLIYEHMQEQPSSLYGSGLGSNYQAQGLKLSKHFRI, translated from the coding sequence ATGATGGCTCGCGAAACTGGAATTTTGGCTGACCGCGCAATTGCCGCGCTGTTTGAAACCGGGCGCCTTCAAAGCGAACGCGAGCTGGATCGCGACCAGATCCAGCCGGCAAGCTTGGATCTGCGGCTGGGCGCCAAGGCTTTCCGGGTGCGCGCCAGCTTCATGCCTGGCCCGTCCCATCTCGTTTCCGACAAGCTCGATCGGCTGAGCCTGCACGTCATCGACCTCAGCGAGGGCGCGGTACTGGAAACCGGCTGCGTCTATATCGTGCCGCTGATGGAACATCTCGATCTGCCGGCCAATATGTCTGCCTCGGCCAATCCGAAGAGCTCGACCGGTCGCCTTGATATCTTCACGCGTGTCATCACCGATTACGCGCAGGAATTCGACAAGATCCCATCAGGCTATTCCGGGCCGCTCTATCTCGAAATTAGCCCGCGCACCTTCCCGATCGTCGTGCGCCGCGGCTCGCGTCTCTCGCAGATCCGCTTCCGCGTCGGCCAATCGGTACTCGGTGAGCCGGACCTTCTGAAACTGCATGAATCGGAAACCCTGGTCGCAGCCAAGCAGCCGAACATTTCCGGCGGCGGCATCGCGTTGTCGATCGACCTGACGGGCGACAAGGACGGCCTGATCGGCTACCGCGGCAAACATCACACCGCCGTCGTCGATGTCGACAAGAAGGCCCAGCACGATATCTACGATTTCTGGGAGCCGCTCTACAGCCGCGGCCGCAACGAACTGATCCTCGATCCCGATGAATTCTATATCCTGGTCTCGCGCGAGGCCGTACACGTTCCCCCGCACTACGCGGCGGAAATGACGCCCTTCGACCCACTCGTCGGCGAATTCCGCGTCCACTATGCCGGCTTCTTCGATCCGGGCTTCGGCCACGCTCCGGCAGGCGGACGCGGCAGCCGCGCGGTGCTCGAAGTGCGCAGCCACGAAGTGCCCTTCATCCTCGAAGACGGCCAGATCGTCGGCCGCCTGATCTACGAACACATGCAGGAACAGCCCTCGAGCCTCTACGGCTCGGGTCTTGGCTCCAACTATCAGGCCCAGGGCCTGAAGCTCTCGAAGCATTTCCGCATCTGA
- a CDS encoding VOC family protein yields the protein MRLNHLDFYVPDIAATTDFFLRYFALELREMSERIGRAILYDDQGTEVVLSRPLPKFGGADQVELQRQTYHIGFILAERSDVDVLHGRLAVDGAAVSGPPAAIRGGWLFYCTAPGNILVEVGWRPPV from the coding sequence ATGCGTTTGAACCATCTTGATTTCTACGTGCCCGATATTGCCGCTACGACGGATTTCTTCCTGCGGTATTTCGCTCTCGAATTGCGGGAGATGAGCGAACGGATCGGCCGGGCGATCCTCTACGACGACCAAGGCACGGAGGTCGTTCTCAGTCGCCCGTTGCCAAAATTCGGCGGTGCCGATCAGGTCGAACTGCAGCGACAAACCTATCATATCGGCTTTATTCTTGCTGAAAGGTCGGATGTCGATGTGCTTCATGGCCGCCTGGCAGTGGACGGCGCCGCTGTATCAGGGCCGCCTGCCGCCATTCGCGGCGGCTGGCTCTTCTATTGCACCGCGCCCGGTAACATTCTTGTCGAAGTCGGCTGGCGTCCACCAGTCTGA